The following proteins are co-located in the Halostella salina genome:
- the narH gene encoding nitrate reductase subunit beta — translation MSSQSDEGDGVDLAEGIDHQVAMVMDLNKCIGCQTCTIACKTNWTDGGGREYMYWNNVETKPGAGYPRDWEEMGGGWNESGEERTPGDLPEQEDYGAPWDFNHEEIMYEGSDEPLRPMDDAAEWTPNYDEDEGAGEYPNSYYFYLPRICNHCTHPSCVEACPRSALYKREEDGIVLVDQDRCRGYRYCVEGCPYKKVYYNAMKKTSEKCIFCYPRIEGEGPEGEVMAPSCAEDCPPQLRMVGYLDDEEGPIHKLVNEYEVAVRLHPEYRTEPNVYYIPPFAPPQHSESGESLDAERIPRSYLEELFGPAVNDALNTISRERDRVNRGEESELMDLLTTTDTADQYRLEVFDE, via the coding sequence ATGAGCTCCCAGTCCGACGAGGGTGACGGGGTCGACCTCGCGGAGGGGATCGACCATCAGGTCGCGATGGTGATGGACCTGAACAAGTGCATCGGCTGTCAGACCTGCACCATCGCCTGCAAGACGAACTGGACCGACGGCGGCGGCCGGGAGTACATGTACTGGAACAACGTCGAGACCAAGCCCGGCGCGGGCTACCCCCGCGACTGGGAGGAGATGGGCGGCGGCTGGAACGAGTCGGGCGAGGAGCGCACGCCGGGCGACCTGCCGGAGCAGGAGGACTACGGCGCGCCGTGGGACTTCAACCACGAGGAGATCATGTACGAGGGCAGCGACGAGCCGCTGCGGCCGATGGACGACGCGGCCGAGTGGACGCCCAACTACGACGAGGACGAGGGGGCCGGCGAGTACCCCAACTCCTACTACTTCTACCTCCCGCGGATCTGCAACCACTGCACGCACCCCTCCTGCGTCGAGGCCTGTCCGCGGTCGGCGCTGTACAAGCGCGAGGAGGACGGCATCGTCCTGGTCGACCAGGACCGCTGTCGCGGCTACCGGTACTGCGTCGAGGGCTGTCCGTACAAGAAGGTGTACTACAACGCGATGAAGAAGACCTCCGAGAAATGCATCTTCTGCTACCCGCGGATCGAGGGCGAAGGACCGGAGGGCGAGGTGATGGCTCCCTCGTGTGCCGAGGACTGCCCGCCACAGCTCCGGATGGTCGGCTACCTCGACGACGAGGAGGGACCGATCCACAAGCTGGTCAACGAGTACGAGGTGGCGGTCCGGCTCCACCCCGAGTACCGGACCGAGCCGAACGTCTACTACATCCCGCCGTTCGCGCCGCCCCAGCACTCCGAGTCCGGCGAGTCGCTGGACGCCGAGCGCATCCCCCGGTCCTACCTCGAGGAGCTGTTCGGCCCGGCCGTCAACGACGCGCTGAACACGATCAGCCGGGAGCGCGACCGCGTCAACCGGGGCGAGGAGAGCGAGCTGATGGACCTGCTCACGACGACGGACACGGCCGACCAGTACCGGCTGGAGGTGTTCGACGAGTGA
- a CDS encoding nitrate reductase subunit alpha — MSEHDNDHDRTAADGSIDRRDFLKGIGTAAAVGATGVGLGQEFGGMDGLEVVDDPIGSYPYRDWEDLYREEWDWDSTARSTHSVNCTGSCSWEVYVRNGQVWRESQAGDYPQFDEDSPDPNPRGCQKGACYSDYVNADQRVLHPLRRTGERGEGKWERISWDEALTEIAEEVIDAVQDEEYDAISAFTPIPAMSPVSYCSGSRLTSLLGGVGHSFYDWYSDLPPGQPITWGTQTDNAESADWYHADYIIAWGSNINVTRIPDAKYFLEAAYNGTKRVGVFSDYSQTAIHCDEWIGPDPGSDPALALGMARTIVDEGLYDEAHLKEQTDMPLLVREDTGKFLRADEVPGVSVDADRPNHVFLMVDAEGDLRAAPGSLGARDGQHDETASIELDFDPQLAVDRTVSTTDGSVAVRSVWNRLREELSTYTPEFVNEETGVGRQTHQEIAREFAEAERGKIIHGKGVNDWYHNDLGNRAIQLLVTLTGHIGRQGTGLDHYVGQEKIWTYEGWSKLNAPVPFRSVPTTLWTYYHCDVLDNADAETTRRVREAIDEDWMPLYPEEREDGSRPDPRVMFIWRGNYFNQAKGNVAVEEQLWPKLDLVVDINFRMDSSALYSDIVLPSASHYEKHDLSMTDMHSYVHPFTPAVEPLGESKTDWQIFRELAAKIQELARDRDDVEPVQDRQFDREIDLESVHEDFVRDWESGEDGRLADDREACEFILENSEETNPSGSDAQITFDDIDGTDEDNPERLRAVGDHWTSDLEEGEPYTPWKRYVQEKKPWPTFTGRQQYYIDHDWFLELGEELPTHKQPPTLQDKAEYPLNYNTPHGRWSIHSTWRDSEKMLRLQRGEPVVHLNPEDMAERGIEDGDTVRIYNDLGEVEVQAKRYPSGEPGTARMYFAWERFQFPDRGNFNSLVPLYMKPTQLVQYPEDTGEHLYFRPNYWGPTGVNSDVRVEVERIAGGEGGEGG; from the coding sequence ATGAGTGAACACGACAACGACCACGACAGGACGGCCGCCGACGGCTCGATCGACCGTCGGGACTTCCTGAAGGGTATCGGCACCGCCGCCGCGGTCGGCGCGACCGGGGTCGGGTTAGGACAGGAGTTCGGCGGCATGGACGGGCTGGAGGTCGTCGACGACCCGATCGGCTCGTACCCCTACCGCGACTGGGAGGACCTCTACCGGGAGGAGTGGGACTGGGACTCGACGGCCCGCTCGACCCACAGCGTGAACTGCACCGGCTCCTGCTCCTGGGAGGTGTACGTCCGCAACGGCCAGGTGTGGCGCGAGTCACAGGCCGGGGACTACCCGCAGTTCGACGAGGACTCGCCGGACCCGAACCCCCGCGGCTGTCAGAAGGGGGCCTGCTACTCGGACTACGTCAACGCCGACCAGCGCGTCCTGCACCCGCTCCGCCGGACCGGCGAGCGCGGCGAGGGGAAATGGGAGCGCATCTCCTGGGACGAGGCGCTGACGGAGATCGCCGAGGAGGTCATCGACGCGGTGCAGGACGAGGAGTACGACGCGATCAGCGCGTTCACGCCGATCCCCGCCATGTCGCCGGTGTCGTACTGCAGCGGCAGCCGGCTGACCAGCCTGCTCGGCGGCGTCGGCCACTCCTTCTACGACTGGTACTCGGACCTGCCGCCGGGCCAGCCGATCACCTGGGGAACCCAGACCGACAACGCCGAGAGCGCCGACTGGTACCACGCCGACTACATCATCGCGTGGGGCTCGAACATCAACGTCACTCGGATCCCGGACGCGAAGTACTTCCTCGAAGCCGCGTACAACGGCACCAAGCGCGTCGGCGTGTTCTCCGACTACTCCCAGACGGCGATCCACTGCGACGAGTGGATCGGCCCGGACCCGGGCAGCGACCCCGCGCTGGCGCTGGGGATGGCCCGGACCATCGTCGACGAGGGGCTGTATGACGAGGCCCACCTCAAGGAGCAGACCGACATGCCGCTGCTCGTCCGCGAGGACACCGGGAAGTTCCTGCGGGCCGACGAGGTCCCGGGCGTCTCCGTCGACGCTGACAGGCCCAACCACGTGTTCCTCATGGTCGACGCCGAGGGCGACCTGCGCGCCGCGCCGGGATCGCTCGGCGCACGCGACGGCCAGCACGACGAGACGGCCAGCATCGAACTCGACTTCGACCCGCAGCTCGCCGTCGACCGGACCGTGTCGACGACGGACGGCTCCGTCGCCGTCCGGTCGGTGTGGAACCGGCTCCGCGAGGAGCTGTCGACGTACACGCCGGAGTTCGTCAACGAGGAGACCGGCGTCGGCCGACAGACCCACCAGGAGATCGCCCGGGAGTTCGCCGAGGCCGAGCGCGGGAAGATCATCCACGGGAAGGGCGTCAACGACTGGTACCACAACGACCTCGGCAACCGGGCGATCCAGCTGCTCGTGACGCTGACCGGCCACATCGGCCGTCAGGGAACCGGGCTGGACCACTACGTCGGGCAGGAGAAGATCTGGACCTACGAGGGGTGGAGCAAGCTCAACGCCCCCGTCCCGTTCCGCAGCGTGCCGACGACGCTGTGGACGTACTACCACTGCGACGTGCTGGACAACGCCGACGCCGAGACCACCCGCCGCGTGCGGGAGGCCATCGACGAGGACTGGATGCCCCTGTACCCCGAGGAGCGCGAGGACGGCTCGCGGCCCGACCCGCGGGTCATGTTCATCTGGCGGGGGAACTACTTCAACCAGGCGAAGGGCAACGTCGCCGTCGAGGAGCAGCTCTGGCCGAAGCTTGACCTCGTCGTCGACATCAACTTCCGGATGGACTCGTCGGCGCTGTACTCCGACATCGTCCTCCCGTCGGCCAGCCACTACGAGAAACACGACCTCTCGATGACGGACATGCACAGCTACGTGCATCCGTTCACGCCCGCGGTCGAACCCCTCGGCGAGTCCAAGACCGACTGGCAGATCTTCCGGGAGCTCGCGGCGAAGATCCAGGAGCTGGCGCGCGACCGCGACGACGTGGAGCCGGTCCAGGACCGGCAGTTCGACCGGGAGATCGACCTCGAATCGGTCCACGAGGACTTCGTCCGCGACTGGGAGTCCGGCGAGGACGGCCGCCTCGCCGACGACCGGGAGGCTTGCGAGTTCATCCTGGAAAACTCCGAGGAGACGAACCCGTCCGGCAGCGACGCGCAGATCACCTTCGACGACATCGACGGGACCGACGAGGACAACCCGGAGCGGCTCCGGGCCGTCGGCGACCACTGGACCTCCGACCTGGAGGAGGGCGAGCCGTACACCCCCTGGAAGCGCTACGTCCAAGAGAAAAAGCCGTGGCCGACCTTTACCGGCCGCCAGCAGTACTACATCGACCACGACTGGTTCCTCGAACTGGGCGAGGAGCTGCCGACCCACAAGCAGCCGCCGACGCTCCAGGACAAGGCCGAGTACCCGCTGAACTACAACACGCCGCACGGCCGCTGGTCGATCCACTCGACGTGGCGCGACAGCGAGAAGATGCTCCGCCTCCAGCGGGGCGAGCCCGTCGTCCACCTCAACCCGGAGGACATGGCCGAGCGCGGCATCGAGGACGGCGACACGGTCCGGATCTACAACGACCTCGGCGAGGTCGAGGTGCAGGCGAAGCGGTACCCGAGCGGCGAGCCCGGGACCGCCCGAATGTACTTCGCGTGGGAGCGGTTCCAGTTCCCCGACCGCGGGAACTTCAACTCGCTCGTCCCGCTGTACATGAAGCCGACACAGCTCGTCCAGTACCCGGAGGACACCGGCGAACATCTCTACTTTCGCCCCAACTACTGGGGGCCGACCGGCGTCAACAGCGACGTTCGCGTGGAAGTGGAGCGGATCGCCGGCGGCGAGGGGGGTGAGGGCGGATGA
- a CDS encoding HEAT repeat domain-containing protein codes for MRDEEEATDGPTDPRVHPEESPGFDEDPDGLEDIEVSRDVTIGEATQRELQATDTTPVADASVAETVVDLRDGDAVEQRRAALALAEGPRSEAAVEALIEFGLADDDADVRQFAAEALGELGGERAGEAVVSALDDDDPWVRSEAVVALDRIDRRGYESRIERALEDDHHAVRRNAAVSLFKHRGEDLLPVLLEQSRADSERLREWAAHLLAGVDDERADERLRELADDESEPKVVRSTAARSLDADPGKFRRQFTGGTENDSADKPGESRLNRRPDL; via the coding sequence ATGAGGGACGAGGAGGAAGCGACCGACGGGCCGACGGACCCGCGGGTCCACCCCGAGGAGAGCCCGGGGTTCGACGAGGACCCGGACGGACTCGAGGACATCGAGGTGAGCCGCGACGTGACGATCGGCGAGGCGACCCAGCGGGAGTTACAGGCGACTGACACCACACCCGTCGCGGACGCCTCGGTCGCCGAGACCGTCGTCGACCTCCGGGACGGCGACGCAGTCGAGCAGCGGCGGGCCGCGCTCGCGCTCGCCGAGGGGCCCCGGTCCGAAGCGGCCGTCGAGGCGCTGATCGAGTTCGGGCTCGCCGACGACGACGCTGACGTCCGGCAGTTCGCCGCGGAGGCGCTCGGCGAACTCGGCGGCGAACGGGCCGGCGAGGCGGTCGTCTCGGCGCTCGACGACGACGACCCGTGGGTTCGATCCGAGGCCGTCGTCGCGCTGGACCGGATCGACCGGCGCGGGTACGAGTCGCGTATCGAGCGGGCGCTGGAGGACGACCACCACGCCGTTCGCCGGAACGCCGCGGTATCGCTGTTCAAACACCGCGGCGAGGACCTGCTGCCGGTCCTCCTCGAACAGTCCCGGGCCGACAGCGAGCGCCTCCGGGAGTGGGCCGCCCACCTGCTCGCGGGGGTCGACGACGAGCGGGCCGACGAACGGCTCCGCGAACTCGCGGACGACGAGAGCGAGCCGAAGGTGGTTCGCAGCACCGCCGCGCGGTCGCTGGACGCCGACCCCGGGAAGTTCCGACGGCAGTTCACCGGCGGCACCGAGAACGACAGCGCCGACAAGCCGGGCGAGAGCAGACTCAACCGACGACCGGACCTATGA
- a CDS encoding QcrA and Rieske domain-containing protein: MTGDDHADGTDEEAPRVGSLPESGAAGNGCECAGGPAESPSIYQEFWRDDRAEIARRDYAKALATIGGLTAVASLAAPVVSLTQVFERSYTGPVYSDGVALVDGEGERVTEGRLAEGEQLTVFPESHPGISDAPTLLVRFGEDQYGEGTNMEFTVGGYAAYSKVCTHAGCMVADRQGETLVCPCHSGRFDPLTGASVTGGPPPRALPQLPITLSSEGHLIATGDFEGSVGPGGGG; encoded by the coding sequence ATGACCGGCGACGACCACGCCGACGGCACGGACGAGGAAGCCCCACGGGTCGGCTCGCTACCGGAGTCCGGCGCGGCGGGCAACGGCTGCGAGTGTGCCGGCGGTCCGGCCGAATCGCCGAGCATCTACCAGGAGTTCTGGCGGGACGACCGTGCCGAGATCGCACGGCGCGACTACGCGAAGGCGCTCGCGACCATCGGCGGCCTGACGGCCGTCGCCAGCCTCGCGGCCCCGGTCGTCAGCCTCACGCAGGTGTTCGAGCGCAGCTACACCGGCCCGGTGTACTCCGACGGCGTCGCGCTCGTCGACGGGGAGGGCGAGCGCGTCACGGAGGGCCGCCTCGCCGAGGGCGAACAGCTCACGGTGTTCCCCGAGAGCCACCCCGGGATCAGCGACGCGCCGACGCTGCTCGTGCGGTTCGGCGAGGACCAGTACGGTGAGGGGACCAACATGGAGTTCACCGTCGGCGGCTACGCGGCCTACTCCAAGGTCTGCACCCACGCCGGCTGCATGGTCGCCGACCGGCAGGGCGAGACGCTGGTCTGTCCCTGTCACTCGGGGCGGTTCGATCCGCTGACCGGAGCCAGCGTCACCGGCGGGCCGCCGCCGCGGGCGCTGCCCCAGCTCCCGATCACGCTGTCCAGCGAGGGTCATCTGATCGCCACGGGCGACTTCGAGGGGTCGGTCGGCCCCGGGGGTGGAGGATGA
- a CDS encoding cytochrome b: MSRIERLYGWFDDRLGLERSKSFLGKAFPAEDSYLLGEVALFCFLVLVLTGIFLGFFFEPSTSDVEYEGSVAEYQGEEIPEAFASVLNITYDVPFGMLIRRMHHWAAHLFVASMALHMLRVFFTGAYRNPREVNWLVGTALAGTSMFAAYTGYALPFDEFASTAVGIGYNVALSIPIVGETAAYLVFGGNFPSSATIPRFYFLHVLVLPLVIAGLLGLHMAILIRQKHTEAQRDEDLPGPERRADDDATGVAADGAGVERVDRDDDSIVAGLPAFPNQAAVSAVVFFLTLATLSLLAGFLPVHNVAQYGPNDPASTPSLIMPDWFLMWGYGFLKLVPAWMSFDLLGVHGSSEFIGGIVLTGLVFGVVAVWPFIDYEEEPVHFAADPIERPFQTAVGVAGVVFILLASLAGMDIIVADILGMTTAELKPYFIAALFAGPLAAGLTVYAGLGGFGDDAPAGEGSADEPAADGSASDAAAESPVDATDGVTDSTTDDASNDEGGDR; this comes from the coding sequence ATGAGCCGCATCGAGCGCCTCTACGGCTGGTTCGACGACCGGCTCGGGCTGGAACGGTCGAAGTCGTTCCTGGGCAAGGCGTTCCCGGCCGAGGACTCGTACCTGCTCGGGGAGGTCGCGCTGTTTTGCTTCCTCGTGCTCGTCCTGACAGGGATCTTCCTCGGCTTCTTCTTCGAGCCGTCGACCAGCGACGTGGAGTACGAGGGCAGCGTCGCCGAGTATCAGGGCGAGGAGATCCCCGAAGCGTTCGCCAGCGTCCTCAACATCACGTACGACGTGCCCTTCGGGATGCTGATCCGGCGGATGCACCACTGGGCGGCCCACCTGTTCGTGGCCTCCATGGCGTTGCACATGTTGCGGGTGTTTTTCACCGGCGCGTACCGCAACCCCCGCGAGGTCAACTGGCTCGTCGGGACCGCACTGGCGGGCACCTCGATGTTCGCCGCCTACACCGGCTACGCGCTCCCCTTCGACGAGTTCGCCAGCACTGCGGTCGGGATCGGCTACAACGTCGCGCTCTCGATCCCCATCGTCGGCGAGACGGCGGCGTATCTCGTCTTCGGCGGGAACTTCCCGTCCAGCGCCACGATACCGCGGTTCTACTTCCTGCACGTCCTCGTCTTGCCGCTGGTCATCGCGGGCCTCCTCGGGCTGCATATGGCCATCCTCATCCGACAGAAACACACCGAGGCCCAGCGGGACGAGGACCTGCCGGGGCCGGAGCGTCGGGCGGACGACGACGCCACCGGCGTCGCGGCCGACGGGGCGGGCGTCGAGCGCGTCGACCGGGACGACGACAGCATCGTCGCCGGCCTGCCGGCGTTCCCGAACCAGGCGGCGGTCAGCGCCGTCGTGTTCTTCCTGACGCTCGCGACGCTGTCGCTGCTGGCGGGGTTCCTGCCGGTCCACAACGTCGCACAGTACGGGCCCAACGACCCCGCGTCGACGCCGTCGCTCATCATGCCCGACTGGTTCCTGATGTGGGGGTACGGGTTCCTGAAGCTCGTCCCCGCCTGGATGAGCTTCGACCTGCTCGGGGTCCACGGCAGTTCCGAGTTCATCGGCGGCATCGTCCTGACGGGGCTGGTGTTCGGCGTGGTCGCCGTCTGGCCCTTTATCGACTACGAGGAGGAGCCGGTCCACTTCGCGGCCGACCCCATCGAACGGCCGTTCCAGACGGCCGTCGGCGTCGCCGGCGTCGTGTTCATCCTGCTGGCCTCGCTGGCGGGGATGGACATCATCGTCGCCGACATCCTCGGGATGACGACGGCCGAGCTGAAACCGTACTTCATCGCGGCGCTTTTCGCCGGGCCGCTCGCCGCCGGGCTGACCGTGTACGCCGGGCTCGGCGGCTTCGGCGACGACGCGCCGGCAGGCGAGGGGTCAGCAGACGAACCCGCAGCGGATGGGTCGGCGAGCGACGCGGCGGCGGAGTCGCCCGTCGACGCCACCGACGGGGTGACCGACAGTACGACTGACGACGCGAGCAACGACGAGGGGGGAGACCGATGA
- a CDS encoding ethylbenzene dehydrogenase-related protein, which yields MTDRRDLLIAGVLAAVLLATAAVGPTLVDARPAYEIPVHEAAAGDDLSNASGSEWNEVSAASVSLSSAGAAVPAADNVTVEQVRVGAARTEERLFLRVSWEDATNDSGTGDVREFADAVAVQLPADADERPPIAMGGTDNMVNVWYWSADGSSEELLAGGPGTTTGFNRTRVATDAAYDDGRWYVVLSRPLDASGNRTAVPTDEDMDIGVAVWNGSNAERSGQKAVSEWYYLALGPGPAGPPYETILWVVAGLAIVVSALVTVEGVRRTRGE from the coding sequence GTGACCGACCGCCGTGACCTCCTGATCGCCGGGGTCCTCGCCGCCGTGTTGCTAGCGACCGCCGCCGTCGGGCCGACGCTCGTCGACGCCCGGCCGGCGTACGAGATTCCGGTCCACGAGGCGGCGGCCGGCGACGACCTCTCGAACGCCAGCGGGTCCGAGTGGAACGAGGTGTCCGCCGCGTCGGTGTCGCTGTCGAGCGCCGGGGCGGCCGTGCCGGCCGCCGACAACGTGACCGTCGAGCAGGTGCGGGTCGGGGCCGCCCGGACCGAGGAGCGCCTGTTCCTCCGGGTATCCTGGGAAGACGCCACCAACGACTCGGGGACCGGCGACGTGCGTGAGTTCGCCGACGCCGTCGCCGTCCAGCTTCCGGCGGACGCGGACGAGCGGCCACCCATCGCCATGGGCGGGACGGACAACATGGTCAACGTCTGGTACTGGTCCGCCGACGGGAGTTCGGAGGAACTGCTCGCCGGCGGTCCGGGCACCACGACCGGGTTCAACCGGACCAGGGTGGCCACCGACGCCGCGTACGACGACGGCCGGTGGTACGTGGTGCTCTCCCGGCCGCTGGACGCGAGCGGGAACCGGACGGCGGTCCCGACCGACGAGGACATGGACATCGGCGTCGCCGTCTGGAACGGGTCGAACGCCGAGCGCTCGGGACAGAAGGCCGTGAGCGAGTGGTACTACCTCGCGCTCGGCCCGGGACCGGCGGGACCGCCGTACGAGACGATCCTGTGGGTCGTCGCCGGACTCGCCATCGTCGTGTCGGCGCTGGTAACGGTCGAGGGCGTCCGGCGGACGCGGGGTGAGTGA
- a CDS encoding two-component system sensor histidine kinase NtrB produces MEPGTLPGDNDEFYRTLVEHAAEGMLTIDAESRIVYANPAVEGILGYEPEELVGSSKMKIIPERLRPVHAEALEAYVQTGDRNIDWDGIELPALHKDGHEVPTLISLREHEHDGEQFFTGIIRDISERRRREDQLHDQKERLDQFADLLAHDIRNPLSVARGYTELVQAEHDVPEVDRVAEALDQIDTLVDDVLTLSKDGQSIGATETVDVEDCVRDSWRNTDTGDATLVVESDLGTVEADRSRLHDLLGNVFRNAVEHGGSGVTVRVGTLPGGFYIADDGPGIPESARTEVFEHGYSSREDGTGYGLSIVDQIAEAHGWDLSITESEAGGAQFEILGVKPAGD; encoded by the coding sequence CTGGTCGAGCACGCCGCGGAGGGGATGCTGACGATCGACGCGGAGAGCCGGATCGTCTACGCGAACCCCGCCGTCGAGGGGATCCTCGGCTACGAACCCGAGGAACTCGTCGGGAGTTCGAAGATGAAGATCATCCCGGAGCGGCTCCGCCCGGTCCACGCCGAGGCGCTCGAAGCGTACGTACAGACAGGGGACCGAAACATCGACTGGGACGGGATCGAGCTTCCGGCGCTCCACAAGGACGGCCACGAGGTGCCGACGCTGATAAGCCTCCGGGAGCACGAACACGACGGCGAGCAGTTCTTCACCGGCATCATCCGCGACATCTCGGAGCGCAGACGGCGCGAGGACCAGCTTCACGACCAGAAGGAGCGACTGGACCAGTTCGCGGACCTCCTCGCTCACGACATCAGAAACCCGCTGTCGGTCGCCCGGGGGTACACGGAACTGGTACAGGCGGAACACGACGTGCCGGAGGTCGACAGGGTCGCCGAGGCGCTAGACCAGATCGATACGCTCGTCGACGACGTGTTGACCCTCTCGAAGGACGGGCAGTCCATCGGCGCGACGGAGACGGTCGACGTGGAGGACTGTGTCCGCGACTCGTGGCGGAACACCGACACGGGCGATGCGACCCTGGTCGTCGAGTCGGACCTCGGCACGGTCGAGGCCGACCGGAGCCGGTTACACGACCTCCTCGGGAACGTGTTCCGCAACGCGGTCGAACACGGCGGAAGCGGGGTCACGGTCCGGGTCGGGACGCTTCCGGGCGGGTTCTACATCGCCGACGACGGCCCGGGGATCCCCGAGTCCGCCCGGACCGAGGTGTTCGAACACGGGTACTCGAGCCGCGAGGACGGGACGGGATACGGGCTCTCGATCGTGGACCAGATCGCGGAGGCGCACGGCTGGGATCTCTCGATAACGGAGAGCGAGGCGGGCGGAGCGCAGTTCGAGATACTGGGTGTGAAGCCCGCGGGCGATTGA
- a CDS encoding molecular chaperone TorD family protein gives MAADDTPPTDAAVDRFPEDVRTDPAARAGVYELLATAFDQPSEDGYRALADGRVTDRFAALVERTGLDVEPPDATVDEDRETLAARYNDLFVVGYSEVVDRTDGTVDNTGPPVSLYESDYRPEVSWNDVNLDLARVYEYFGVQVDQETRRNHDHLRLQLEFMGYLCRREAAVDPDVAAARLDFHDRHLRVLADGLADAVAAEPGTGLYGRLAAFLDRFSEADVSDLAARTDGDADE, from the coding sequence GTGGCAGCCGACGACACTCCGCCGACGGACGCCGCGGTCGACCGGTTCCCCGAAGACGTGCGGACCGACCCGGCGGCGCGTGCCGGCGTGTACGAACTGCTCGCGACGGCCTTCGACCAGCCCAGCGAGGACGGCTACCGGGCGCTCGCCGACGGGCGGGTCACCGACCGGTTCGCCGCGCTGGTCGAACGGACGGGGCTCGACGTCGAGCCGCCGGACGCGACCGTCGACGAGGACCGGGAGACACTGGCGGCGCGGTACAACGACCTGTTCGTCGTGGGGTACTCCGAGGTCGTCGACCGGACTGACGGCACCGTCGACAACACCGGTCCGCCGGTGTCGCTGTACGAGTCGGACTACCGGCCGGAAGTGTCCTGGAACGACGTGAACCTCGACCTGGCGCGTGTCTACGAGTACTTCGGCGTGCAGGTCGACCAGGAGACGCGACGGAACCACGACCACCTCCGACTCCAGCTCGAGTTCATGGGCTACCTCTGCCGGCGCGAGGCGGCCGTGGACCCGGACGTTGCGGCCGCCCGGCTGGACTTCCACGACCGGCACCTCCGGGTCCTCGCCGACGGCCTCGCTGACGCGGTCGCCGCCGAGCCCGGAACCGGCCTGTACGGTCGGCTCGCAGCGTTTCTGGACCGGTTCAGCGAGGCCGACGTGTCGGACCTGGCGGCCCGAACGGACGGTGATGCCGATGAGTAA
- a CDS encoding phosphate ABC transporter permease, with protein MSNEAANGEPAADASDRGTDATGVPGVRGRLADTLAGDEVSAVFVASTVALAAVIVGVAVRILANLPFDPVVVAPAVRTATAAAALLSVTAALAAVAVTIPSARVRVGLLFAAVFGCLGVVAPVVTLPAVVAVTAGGGVALAGAAGTATSWSSHVVSQRLVAAGVALAVAVSLSSATGVVDGSLRSAGELLAVASVAAVGARSAGDAVAVGAGLAAVVAFVVASIASPFVVGSALLVGFAITGVPHVLVAVAGGGGVAAAVAGLRRGEWRLAVGAGLLLFAGAPVTLPGAMALLLGAALVLLAGTGKGTDGTERTVVP; from the coding sequence ATGAGTAACGAGGCGGCGAACGGGGAGCCGGCGGCCGACGCGTCGGACCGGGGCACCGACGCGACCGGGGTGCCCGGTGTCAGGGGCCGCCTCGCCGACACGCTCGCCGGAGACGAGGTATCGGCCGTGTTCGTCGCGAGCACCGTCGCCCTTGCCGCGGTGATCGTCGGCGTCGCCGTCCGGATCCTCGCCAACCTCCCGTTCGACCCGGTTGTCGTCGCACCTGCGGTTCGGACCGCCACGGCCGCCGCCGCGCTGCTGTCCGTGACCGCCGCGCTCGCTGCCGTCGCGGTGACTATCCCGTCGGCACGCGTCAGGGTCGGCCTCCTGTTCGCCGCCGTGTTCGGCTGTCTCGGCGTTGTCGCGCCGGTAGTGACGCTTCCCGCAGTGGTCGCCGTCACGGCGGGCGGCGGGGTCGCCCTCGCCGGCGCGGCGGGCACAGCCACGTCGTGGTCCTCCCACGTCGTCAGCCAGCGGCTCGTCGCCGCAGGGGTCGCACTCGCCGTCGCCGTGTCGCTGTCCAGCGCCACCGGCGTCGTCGACGGGAGTCTGCGGAGCGCGGGGGAACTGCTCGCGGTCGCATCGGTCGCGGCGGTCGGCGCTCGATCAGCGGGGGACGCCGTCGCGGTCGGCGCGGGGCTGGCGGCCGTCGTGGCGTTCGTCGTGGCGAGCATCGCGAGCCCGTTCGTCGTCGGAAGTGCGTTGCTGGTCGGCTTCGCCATCACCGGCGTCCCCCACGTCCTCGTCGCCGTCGCCGGCGGCGGCGGCGTCGCGGCGGCCGTCGCCGGCCTGCGCCGGGGTGAATGGCGGCTGGCCGTCGGTGCCGGCCTCCTGCTGTTTGCAGGCGCGCCGGTGACGCTGCCGGGCGCGATGGCGCTGCTGCTTGGAGCCGCGCTGGTGCTGCTAGCCGGGACGGGCAAGGGAACCGACGGAACCGAACGGACGGTGGTCCCATGA